The following are encoded together in the Bradyrhizobium genosp. L genome:
- a CDS encoding aromatic ring-hydroxylating oxygenase subunit alpha, with the protein MPKSFPMNAWYAAGWDAEIKHALLPRTICGKHVVMYRTGDGAVVALEDACWHRLVPLSKGRLDGDTLVCGYHGLKYNAQGRCTFMPSQETINPSACVRAYPVVERHRFIWLWMGDPALADPALVPDMHWNDDPAWAGDGKTIHVKCDYRLVVDNLMDLTHETFVHGSSIGNDAVTEAPFDVTHGEKTVTVTRWMAGIEAPPFWARQLQRPGPVDRWQIIRFEAPCTVNIDVGVAPHGTGAPEGDRSQGVNGYVLNTITPETEATCHYFWAFVRNHRLTEQRLTSEIRDGVAGIFHEDEIILEAQQRAMDENPDRVFYNLNIDAGAMWARRVIDRMVAKEQPPQHLQAAE; encoded by the coding sequence ATGCCCAAATCCTTTCCGATGAACGCCTGGTACGCGGCCGGCTGGGATGCCGAGATCAAGCATGCGCTGCTGCCGCGCACGATCTGCGGCAAGCATGTCGTGATGTACCGGACGGGCGATGGCGCGGTGGTGGCGCTGGAGGATGCCTGCTGGCATCGCCTGGTGCCGCTGTCGAAGGGCCGGCTCGACGGCGATACCTTGGTCTGCGGCTATCACGGCCTGAAATACAATGCGCAGGGCCGCTGCACCTTCATGCCGTCGCAGGAGACGATCAATCCCTCCGCCTGCGTGCGGGCCTATCCCGTGGTCGAGCGGCATCGCTTCATCTGGTTGTGGATGGGCGATCCCGCGCTCGCCGATCCGGCGCTGGTGCCCGACATGCACTGGAACGACGATCCGGCCTGGGCCGGCGACGGCAAGACCATCCATGTGAAATGCGACTACCGCCTCGTGGTCGACAATCTGATGGACCTGACGCACGAGACCTTCGTGCACGGCTCGAGCATCGGCAATGACGCGGTCACGGAGGCGCCGTTCGACGTGACCCATGGCGAGAAGACGGTGACGGTGACGCGCTGGATGGCCGGCATCGAGGCGCCGCCGTTCTGGGCCAGGCAATTGCAGAGACCGGGGCCGGTCGATCGCTGGCAGATCATCCGCTTCGAGGCGCCATGCACCGTCAATATCGATGTCGGCGTCGCACCTCACGGGACGGGCGCGCCGGAGGGCGATCGTTCGCAGGGCGTCAACGGCTACGTGCTCAACACCATCACGCCGGAGACTGAGGCGACCTGCCATTATTTCTGGGCCTTCGTCCGCAATCACCGCCTCACCGAGCAGCGCCTGACCAGCGAGATCCGCGACGGCGTCGCCGGCATTTTCCACGAGGACGAGATCATCCTGGAAGCGCAGCAGCGCGCGATGGACGAGAACCCGGACCGCGTGTTCTACAATCTCAACATCGATGCCGGCGCGATGTGGGCGCGGCGCGTCATCGACCGCATGGTGGCCAAGGAACAGCCGCCGCAGCATCTCCAGGCCGCGGAGTAG
- a CDS encoding GntR family transcriptional regulator: MADREADRAVSQTVRAQLALRDLILSGGLRPGERISELQAVETTGVSRTPVRMALVRLEEEGLLDAIPSGGFMVKAFSERDILDSIELRGTLEGLAARFAAERGVSSRDLEPLKQCLGEIDTLVRQHPISVEAFSAYVTLNARFHAVLTELSRSPPLIRQIDRASALPFASPSGFVMAQSALPEAQQILLIAQDHHRIVVDAIENREGARAEAIMREHARLAARNLRLALRNRTHLDLLPALALIRSAAD; the protein is encoded by the coding sequence ATGGCGGACCGCGAGGCCGATCGCGCCGTATCGCAGACCGTGCGGGCGCAGCTCGCGCTGCGCGACCTGATCCTGTCGGGGGGCTTGCGCCCGGGCGAGCGCATCTCGGAATTGCAGGCGGTGGAGACCACCGGCGTGTCGCGCACCCCGGTGCGGATGGCGCTGGTGCGGCTGGAGGAGGAAGGCCTGCTGGACGCGATTCCCTCCGGCGGCTTCATGGTCAAGGCGTTCTCCGAGCGCGATATCCTCGATTCGATCGAGCTGCGCGGCACGCTCGAAGGCCTCGCGGCGCGGTTTGCCGCCGAGCGCGGCGTGTCGTCGCGCGATCTCGAGCCGCTGAAGCAGTGCCTCGGCGAGATCGACACCCTGGTGCGCCAGCACCCGATCTCGGTCGAGGCGTTCTCGGCCTATGTGACGCTCAATGCGCGTTTCCACGCCGTGCTGACCGAGCTGTCGCGCAGTCCGCCGCTGATCCGGCAGATCGACCGCGCCTCCGCGCTGCCGTTCGCCTCGCCGAGCGGCTTCGTGATGGCGCAGTCGGCCCTGCCCGAAGCGCAGCAGATCCTGCTGATCGCGCAGGATCATCATCGCATCGTGGTCGACGCCATCGAGAACCGCGAGGGGGCGCGTGCCGAAGCGATCATGCGCGAGCATGCGCGGCTTGCCGCGCGAAACCTGCGGCTGGCGCTGCGCAACCGCACCCATCTCGATCTGCTGCCGGCGCTGGCGCTGATCAGATCGGCAGCCGACTGA
- a CDS encoding PDR/VanB family oxidoreductase, with protein MRFIETWTPATVVATRDLTAGIRELLLRPDQFAAAPYLVGSHIQVGVTIAGRPETRCYSLVGEVDAQGYRIAVRRAPDSRGGSRYMWSLTPGARLNITRPISLLEVDWTRRHFCLVAGGIGITPILGAAQALMRRNADVTLHYAVRSRGDAAYLDVLEATLGDRLIVHAADQGHRLDLAAAFAALPERTMTLFCGPMRMLEAARRAWEAAGRPMTDLRYETFGSSGLLPTETFRVRLRGEGVELVIPQDRSMLDVLNEAGHEVMSDCRRGECGVCALDVVEVDGEIDHRDVFFSGHQKQESRKICACVSRARGTITVDTLRRADTV; from the coding sequence ATGCGTTTCATCGAAACCTGGACGCCCGCAACCGTCGTCGCCACGCGCGATCTCACTGCCGGCATCCGCGAACTCCTGCTGCGTCCCGATCAATTCGCCGCCGCGCCCTATCTGGTCGGCAGCCACATCCAGGTCGGCGTCACCATCGCCGGCCGGCCCGAAACGCGCTGCTATTCGCTGGTCGGCGAGGTCGACGCGCAAGGCTACCGGATCGCGGTGCGCCGCGCGCCGGATAGCCGTGGCGGCTCCCGCTATATGTGGTCGCTGACGCCAGGCGCCCGCCTCAACATCACACGGCCGATCTCGCTGCTGGAGGTCGACTGGACACGCAGGCATTTCTGCCTGGTGGCCGGTGGCATCGGCATCACGCCGATCCTGGGCGCCGCGCAGGCGCTCATGCGCCGCAACGCCGACGTTACGCTGCATTATGCGGTGCGCTCGCGCGGCGATGCCGCCTATCTCGACGTGCTGGAAGCAACACTGGGTGATCGCCTGATCGTCCACGCCGCCGACCAGGGCCACAGGCTCGATCTCGCCGCAGCGTTCGCGGCGCTGCCGGAGCGGACGATGACGCTGTTCTGCGGTCCGATGCGGATGCTGGAGGCGGCGCGCCGTGCCTGGGAAGCGGCGGGCCGGCCGATGACCGACCTGCGCTACGAGACCTTCGGATCGAGCGGATTGCTGCCGACCGAAACCTTCCGCGTGCGGCTGAGAGGGGAGGGCGTCGAGCTCGTGATCCCGCAGGACCGCTCGATGCTGGATGTGCTCAACGAGGCCGGCCATGAGGTGATGAGCGACTGCCGCCGCGGCGAATGCGGCGTCTGCGCGCTCGACGTGGTCGAGGTCGACGGCGAGATCGACCATCGCGACGTCTTCTTCAGCGGCCACCAGAAGCAAGAGAGCCGCAAGATCTGCGCCTGCGTGTCGCGCGCCCGCGGCACCATCACGGTCGATACGTTGCGCCGCGCCGACACGGTCTGA
- a CDS encoding putative bifunctional diguanylate cyclase/phosphodiesterase, with translation MRKYLSSYVAKLFAGDLTAFGAPSTDDALAGHIRAEQISLVLGYSFGIMLANACNALVLAVALWPSANWAFALVWAVSVSCAALFFGLQARASRRIAKPQFVSRRTMVRLVRNALALGTAWGIVPVAFFADASSGAQLVITCLCAGMLAGGAFAFSTIPIAALAFTAPIFVGTAICLGHEGDFVYLLVAVLVIVYGLVLLRGVFVNAFEFRRRIISQHEAERTVRQDPLTHLPNRFAFNEALNGALNRLTRSGEEFAVLLLDLDRFKEVNDRFGRPAGDEFLVQVASRLQRCTRAAEHVARIGGDEFALIMSNLTRPDDALAIAERFVAAFADPFMIEGCEVAGATSIGIVLAPRDGTTSHELLKHVDIALYRAKKSGPGTISFFEASDDRSARDRRALQRDLEHAVEANELFLVYQPFLDLRKGRITGFEALLRWQHPTRGLIPPSVFIPIAEESGLIHQLGEWVIRRACAMLSHWPEDVRIAVNFSAVQFQNAGILQTIVQTLTEARVAPHRLEIEITESMLISKYGSAPAILNALLELGLTVALDDFGTGFSSLTYLRKLPFSRIKIDQSFIRDMLTQPDCAAIVKSVIALAQDLQIGVVAEGVETVDQLEYLRQTSCDEVQGYLIGRPMTAAEISTLLDHKPQDTVHAA, from the coding sequence ATGCGTAAGTACCTGAGTTCATATGTCGCGAAGCTGTTCGCGGGCGACCTGACAGCGTTCGGTGCGCCATCGACGGATGACGCCCTTGCGGGCCACATCCGCGCCGAGCAGATCTCGCTCGTGCTCGGCTACTCCTTCGGCATCATGCTCGCCAATGCCTGCAACGCGCTGGTGCTCGCGGTCGCGCTGTGGCCGTCGGCCAACTGGGCGTTTGCGCTGGTGTGGGCGGTGAGCGTGAGCTGTGCGGCGCTGTTCTTCGGCCTGCAGGCGCGCGCCTCGCGACGGATCGCCAAGCCGCAATTCGTCTCGCGCCGGACCATGGTCCGGCTGGTGCGCAACGCGCTGGCGCTGGGCACGGCCTGGGGCATCGTCCCGGTCGCCTTCTTCGCCGACGCTTCCAGCGGCGCGCAACTGGTGATCACCTGCCTGTGCGCCGGCATGCTCGCCGGCGGCGCCTTCGCCTTCTCGACCATCCCGATCGCAGCACTCGCATTCACCGCGCCGATCTTCGTCGGCACCGCAATCTGCCTCGGCCATGAGGGCGATTTCGTCTACCTGCTGGTAGCCGTACTCGTCATCGTCTACGGGCTGGTGCTGCTGCGCGGCGTGTTCGTCAACGCGTTCGAGTTCCGGCGGCGGATCATTTCCCAGCACGAAGCCGAGCGCACGGTGCGGCAGGATCCGCTGACGCATCTGCCGAACCGTTTCGCTTTCAATGAAGCGCTGAACGGCGCGCTGAACCGGCTCACCCGCTCCGGCGAGGAGTTCGCCGTGCTGCTGCTCGATCTCGACCGCTTCAAGGAGGTCAACGACCGTTTCGGCCGCCCGGCCGGCGACGAATTCCTGGTGCAGGTCGCGAGCCGGCTGCAGCGCTGCACGCGCGCGGCCGAGCATGTAGCGCGGATCGGCGGCGACGAATTCGCGCTGATCATGTCCAACCTGACGCGGCCCGACGATGCGCTGGCGATCGCCGAGCGCTTCGTCGCGGCATTCGCCGATCCGTTCATGATCGAGGGCTGCGAGGTCGCCGGCGCGACCAGCATAGGCATCGTGCTGGCGCCACGCGACGGCACCACCTCCCATGAGCTGCTCAAGCATGTCGACATCGCGCTCTACCGGGCGAAGAAATCCGGACCGGGCACGATCTCCTTCTTCGAGGCGAGCGACGACCGGTCGGCGCGCGACCGCAGGGCGTTGCAGCGCGACCTCGAGCACGCCGTCGAGGCCAACGAGCTGTTCCTCGTCTACCAACCGTTCCTCGACCTCCGCAAAGGCCGCATCACCGGGTTCGAGGCGCTGCTGCGCTGGCAGCACCCGACGCGCGGCCTGATCCCGCCGAGCGTGTTCATTCCGATCGCCGAAGAGAGCGGGCTGATCCACCAGCTCGGCGAATGGGTGATCCGCCGCGCCTGCGCGATGCTGTCGCACTGGCCGGAGGATGTCCGGATCGCGGTCAATTTTTCCGCGGTCCAGTTCCAGAATGCGGGCATCCTGCAGACCATCGTGCAGACGCTGACTGAAGCAAGGGTCGCGCCACATCGGCTCGAGATCGAGATCACCGAATCGATGCTGATCTCGAAATACGGATCGGCGCCCGCGATCCTCAACGCGCTGCTCGAACTGGGGCTGACGGTTGCGCTCGACGATTTCGGCACCGGCTTCTCGTCGCTGACATATTTGCGCAAGCTGCCGTTCAGCCGCATCAAGATCGACCAGTCCTTCATCCGCGACATGCTGACCCAGCCGGACTGCGCCGCGATCGTGAAGTCGGTGATCGCCTTGGCCCAGGATCTTCAGATCGGCGTCGTGGCCGAAGGCGTCGAGACCGTGGACCAGCTCGAATATCTGCGCCAGACCAGTTGCGACGAAGTCCAGGGCTATCTGATCGGCCGTCCCATGACGGCGGCCGAAATCTCCACGCTGCTCGACCACAAGCCGCAGGATACGGTGCACGCCGCATAG
- a CDS encoding VOC family protein, whose translation MSLPTTNHDPGFRITRASHVVLDVRDLAASRQFYEKVIGLILTAEEGDALYFRGVEEACHHSLVLRKGKSPACARLGLRVFQDDDLDRLKVFFEAHGCRAIWAEQPHQGRTLHATDPAGTPLEFCATMPVEPRMITKFSRHAGGSALRLDHYQVLTPEVRKACAFYTAAGFRLTEYIAPADTFDLRGVFLQRKGNPHDIVFFNGAGPRLHHFAFLAPEVHHLLHACDLAGELGYGASVERGPGRHGPGHAMYVYMRDPDGHRVELFNTHYQTMDIENEPVGWDPSDHTLSFPWGLPARQAWFEEATPFADVAVREPQVKPRPLTLEAYLAK comes from the coding sequence ATGAGCCTCCCGACCACGAACCATGATCCCGGGTTTCGCATCACGCGGGCCAGCCATGTCGTGCTTGATGTCCGCGACCTCGCGGCGAGCCGGCAGTTCTACGAAAAGGTGATCGGCCTGATCCTCACCGCGGAAGAGGGCGATGCACTGTACTTTCGCGGGGTTGAGGAGGCCTGTCATCACAGCCTTGTGTTGCGCAAGGGGAAAAGTCCGGCGTGTGCGCGGCTCGGCTTGCGGGTGTTCCAGGATGATGACCTCGACCGGCTGAAGGTGTTTTTCGAGGCGCATGGATGTCGGGCCATTTGGGCAGAGCAGCCGCATCAGGGCCGCACCCTGCATGCGACCGATCCCGCCGGCACGCCGCTGGAATTCTGCGCGACCATGCCGGTTGAGCCACGCATGATCACCAAATTCAGCCGCCACGCCGGCGGCTCGGCGCTGCGGCTCGACCACTACCAGGTGCTGACACCGGAGGTGCGCAAGGCCTGCGCGTTCTACACCGCCGCCGGCTTCCGTCTGACCGAATATATCGCACCCGCTGATACCTTCGACCTGCGCGGCGTCTTCCTGCAGCGCAAGGGTAATCCGCACGACATCGTGTTCTTCAACGGCGCCGGCCCGCGGCTGCATCATTTCGCATTCCTCGCACCGGAGGTGCATCATCTGCTGCACGCCTGCGATCTCGCCGGTGAGCTGGGCTATGGCGCGTCGGTGGAGCGCGGCCCGGGGCGGCACGGGCCGGGGCACGCGATGTATGTTTATATGCGCGATCCCGACGGCCACAGGGTCGAGCTGTTCAACACCCACTACCAGACCATGGATATCGAGAACGAGCCGGTCGGCTGGGATCCGTCCGACCACACGCTCTCCTTCCCCTGGGGCCTGCCGGCGCGGCAGGCTTGGTTCGAGGAGGCGACGCCGTTCGCGGACGTTGCGGTCCGCGAGCCGCAGGTGAAGCCGAGGCCGCTGACGCTCGAAGCTTATCTTGCGAAGTAG
- a CDS encoding bifunctional 3-(3-hydroxy-phenyl)propionate/3-hydroxycinnamic acid hydroxylase gives MSAANSTYDVAIVGLGPVGAIFANLLASGGLKVAVVERTAEVYDKPRAITLDHEALRVFQAIGLGDFIEQATAPHNGSHFLGVDGEIIKKFDPMPPPLPLGWTPNVTFVQPEAELALRDRLAEHANADVLLSTTCVAVAQDDDAATLIARRESGEDITIRARYLVGCDGANSFVRKQLGVGLEDLAFDEWWMVVDTLTSDPAKRPAKGFQYCWPRRPGTFIPGPRNLRRWEIKLLPGEDPEAAGTPENVEKLLQGFTDISDLTIWRSAVYRFHALLGQRWRDRRVLLMGDAVHQTPPFLGQGLCAGIRDAVNLAWKLRLVLRGDADEALLDSYEIERKPHVRAVVASAKEFGKIIGELDPVVAAERDARLRADLKAGRAETIRQKCIPDLVSGLIARDAKLAGRLFVQPHVRAPDGRDRRLDDLLRSEFAIVTAGAEPMAWLSDASLAGWRRLAGERVVIATSGQSCDADGVLTVVERDALFADWMRENAVAAVIVRPDRYVFGAATSADELNMLVGQLLQNLSAGR, from the coding sequence ATGTCAGCAGCGAACTCCACTTACGATGTCGCAATCGTCGGCCTCGGACCGGTCGGCGCCATCTTCGCCAATCTGCTCGCGAGCGGCGGGCTCAAGGTCGCGGTCGTCGAGCGGACCGCGGAGGTCTACGACAAGCCGCGCGCGATCACGCTCGACCACGAGGCGCTGCGGGTATTTCAGGCGATCGGACTCGGCGATTTCATCGAGCAGGCGACCGCCCCGCATAACGGCTCGCACTTTCTCGGGGTCGACGGCGAGATCATCAAGAAGTTCGACCCGATGCCGCCGCCGCTGCCGCTCGGCTGGACCCCGAACGTCACCTTCGTGCAGCCCGAGGCCGAGCTGGCGCTGCGCGACCGGCTTGCCGAGCACGCCAATGCCGACGTGCTTCTCTCCACGACTTGCGTCGCGGTGGCGCAGGATGACGATGCCGCAACCCTGATCGCCCGCCGCGAGTCCGGCGAGGACATCACCATCCGCGCGCGCTATCTGGTCGGCTGCGACGGCGCCAACAGCTTCGTGCGCAAGCAGCTCGGCGTCGGTCTCGAAGACCTTGCCTTCGACGAGTGGTGGATGGTGGTGGATACGCTGACCAGCGACCCCGCCAAGCGGCCGGCCAAGGGTTTCCAGTATTGCTGGCCCCGGCGTCCCGGCACGTTCATCCCCGGCCCGCGCAATCTGCGGCGCTGGGAGATCAAGCTGTTGCCGGGCGAGGATCCCGAAGCTGCGGGGACACCGGAGAATGTCGAGAAGCTGCTGCAAGGCTTCACGGACATTTCCGACCTCACGATCTGGCGCTCGGCGGTCTATCGCTTCCACGCCTTGCTCGGGCAACGCTGGCGCGACCGCCGCGTGCTGTTGATGGGGGATGCCGTGCACCAGACGCCGCCCTTCCTCGGGCAAGGCCTCTGCGCCGGCATCCGCGATGCGGTCAATCTTGCCTGGAAACTACGTCTCGTGTTGCGTGGGGACGCCGATGAGGCTTTGCTCGACAGCTATGAGATCGAGCGCAAGCCGCATGTCCGCGCCGTCGTCGCCAGCGCCAAGGAATTCGGCAAGATCATCGGCGAGCTCGATCCGGTCGTGGCCGCCGAGCGCGATGCGCGGCTGCGCGCCGATCTCAAGGCCGGCCGGGCGGAGACGATCAGGCAGAAATGCATTCCCGATCTGGTTTCCGGCCTGATCGCGCGTGACGCCAAACTCGCCGGGCGGCTGTTCGTGCAACCGCATGTGCGCGCGCCGGATGGGCGCGATCGCCGTCTCGACGATCTCTTACGGAGCGAATTTGCGATCGTGACGGCGGGGGCCGAGCCGATGGCGTGGCTGTCGGATGCATCATTGGCCGGCTGGCGACGGCTCGCCGGCGAGCGCGTCGTCATCGCGACATCGGGGCAAAGCTGCGACGCGGATGGCGTCCTCACCGTGGTCGAGCGCGACGCGCTGTTCGCCGACTGGATGCGGGAGAATGCCGTCGCCGCGGTGATCGTGCGGCCCGACCGCTACGTGTTCGGCGCCGCGACCAGCGCCGACGAGCTCAATATGCTTGTCGGGCAACTGCTCCAGAACCTCAGCGCAGGGCGCTAG
- a CDS encoding GMC family oxidoreductase, protein MNNNDTAEYDYVIVGAGSAGCVLANRLSADGKHTVLLLEAGPEDRNIWIHIPLGYGKLFKEKSVNWMYQTEPEPGLNGRQVFQPRGKVLGGSSSINGLLYVRGQHEDYDRWRQRGNAGWGYDDVLPYFRKAEDQQRGSDKYHGSGGPLPVSDWRHHDPLSEAFVHAAAEAGIPTNPDFNGATQEGAGFFQTTTRRGRRASTARSYLRPALTRGNLRVETSALAQRILFDGKRASAVEFKQNGQLRKAKARREVLVSSGAYNSPQLLQLSGVGPADLLKQHGIEIVLDAPGVGNDLQDHMQVRIVTRCAQTITLNDVVNNPVRRVMAGLRYAALRKGPLTIAAGTSGAFFKTSPRLASPDIQIHFLPFSTDKMGENLHPFSGFTASVCQLRPESRGSLKIRSADPSAPPEIRINYLATETDRRAFIDGIRILRKILAAPALKSYAVAEVDPGAKVVSDDDLLEFCRRTGSTVYHPTSTCRMGNDPLAVVDQRLKVRGIEGLRVIDASIMPDLMSGNTNAPTIMIAEKASDMILEDAR, encoded by the coding sequence GTGAACAACAATGATACCGCGGAATATGATTACGTCATCGTCGGTGCCGGCTCGGCCGGCTGCGTGCTCGCCAATCGCCTGAGCGCCGACGGCAAGCACACGGTGCTGCTGCTCGAGGCCGGGCCCGAGGACCGCAATATCTGGATTCATATTCCGCTCGGCTACGGCAAGCTGTTCAAGGAAAAATCCGTCAACTGGATGTACCAGACCGAGCCCGAGCCCGGCCTGAACGGGCGGCAGGTGTTCCAGCCGCGCGGAAAAGTGCTTGGTGGCTCGAGCTCGATCAACGGCCTGCTCTATGTGCGCGGCCAGCACGAGGATTACGATCGGTGGCGGCAGCGCGGCAATGCCGGCTGGGGCTATGACGATGTGCTGCCCTATTTCAGGAAGGCCGAGGACCAGCAGCGCGGATCCGACAAATATCACGGCAGCGGCGGTCCGCTGCCGGTGTCGGACTGGCGGCATCACGATCCGCTGTCGGAGGCCTTCGTGCATGCCGCGGCCGAAGCCGGCATCCCCACCAATCCCGATTTCAACGGCGCGACCCAGGAGGGCGCCGGCTTCTTCCAGACCACGACGCGGCGCGGCCGGCGCGCCTCGACGGCGCGGTCCTATCTGCGTCCGGCGCTGACCCGCGGCAATCTGCGCGTCGAGACCTCGGCGCTGGCGCAACGCATCCTGTTCGATGGCAAACGCGCCAGCGCGGTCGAATTCAAGCAGAATGGGCAACTGCGGAAAGCGAAGGCACGCCGCGAGGTGCTGGTGTCGAGCGGCGCGTACAACTCGCCGCAATTGCTGCAACTCTCCGGTGTCGGCCCGGCCGACCTGTTGAAGCAGCACGGCATCGAAATCGTGCTCGACGCGCCCGGCGTCGGCAACGATCTGCAGGATCACATGCAGGTCCGCATCGTCACGCGATGCGCACAAACCATCACGCTCAACGACGTCGTCAACAATCCGGTGCGTCGCGTCATGGCCGGCCTGCGCTACGCCGCGCTGCGCAAGGGCCCGCTGACGATCGCGGCCGGCACCTCCGGCGCGTTCTTCAAGACCAGCCCGCGGCTGGCCTCGCCCGACATCCAGATCCACTTCCTGCCGTTCTCGACCGACAAGATGGGCGAGAATTTGCATCCGTTCTCGGGCTTTACCGCATCGGTCTGCCAGCTGCGCCCGGAGAGCCGCGGCTCGCTGAAGATCAGGAGCGCGGACCCAAGCGCGCCGCCGGAAATCCGCATCAACTATCTGGCGACCGAGACCGATCGTCGCGCCTTCATCGACGGCATCCGCATCCTGCGCAAGATCCTGGCGGCGCCGGCGCTGAAATCTTACGCGGTCGCTGAAGTCGATCCCGGCGCCAAGGTGGTCAGCGACGACGATCTGCTGGAGTTCTGCCGCCGCACCGGCAGCACGGTCTATCATCCGACCTCGACCTGCCGCATGGGCAACGATCCGCTCGCGGTGGTCGACCAGCGGCTCAAGGTGCGCGGCATCGAGGGCCTGCGCGTGATCGACGCCTCGATCATGCCGGACCTGATGTCGGGCAACACCAATGCACCGACGATCATGATCGCGGAAAAGGCGTCGGACATGATTCTGGAGGACGCGCGGTAG
- the hemE gene encoding uroporphyrinogen decarboxylase → MPQPTATKPLIEVLSGRRQAVPPLWVMRQAGRYLPEYRALRAKAGGFLDLCFTPEFAAEITLQPIRRFNFDAAVIFSDILVIPYALGRSVRFEAGEGPRLDPLATPEQIATLATRADFAKLEPVYEALRRVRRELAPEIALIGFCGAPWTVATYMVAGQSTPDQAPTRMLAYRDPEAFAKIIDVLVENSIEYLVGQLKAGADCLQIFDTWAGVLPPREFARWSIEPVKRIVAGVRKQFPDARIIGFPRGAGGMLPAYVEQTGVDAVSIDWTTEPAMIRERVQGRVAVQGNLDPLVLITGGAALDRAIDDVLENFGKGRMIFNLGHGILPETPIAHVEQMVRRVRAYRG, encoded by the coding sequence TCTACCGGAATATCGCGCACTGCGTGCCAAGGCCGGCGGCTTCCTCGATCTCTGCTTCACACCCGAATTTGCCGCCGAGATCACGCTGCAGCCGATACGCAGGTTCAACTTCGATGCTGCGGTCATCTTCTCCGACATCCTGGTGATCCCCTACGCGCTCGGCCGCTCGGTGCGCTTCGAGGCCGGCGAAGGGCCGCGGCTCGATCCGCTGGCAACGCCCGAGCAGATCGCGACGCTGGCGACGCGAGCCGATTTCGCCAAGCTCGAGCCGGTCTATGAGGCGCTGCGCCGGGTCCGCCGCGAGTTGGCGCCGGAGATCGCGCTGATCGGCTTCTGCGGCGCGCCGTGGACGGTCGCGACCTACATGGTGGCCGGACAGAGCACGCCGGACCAGGCGCCGACGCGGATGCTCGCCTACCGCGATCCGGAGGCGTTCGCCAAAATCATCGACGTGCTGGTCGAGAACTCGATCGAATATCTGGTCGGCCAGCTCAAGGCCGGCGCCGACTGCCTGCAGATCTTCGACACCTGGGCCGGCGTGCTGCCGCCGCGCGAATTCGCACGCTGGTCGATCGAGCCGGTAAAGCGCATCGTGGCCGGCGTACGCAAGCAGTTCCCGGATGCCAGGATCATCGGCTTTCCGCGCGGCGCCGGCGGCATGCTGCCGGCCTATGTCGAGCAGACCGGCGTCGATGCGGTCTCGATCGACTGGACCACCGAGCCCGCGATGATCCGCGAGCGCGTGCAGGGCCGCGTCGCCGTGCAGGGCAATCTCGATCCGCTGGTCCTGATCACCGGCGGCGCCGCGCTCGACCGCGCGATCGACGACGTGCTGGAGAATTTCGGCAAGGGCCGGATGATCTTCAATCTCGGCCACGGCATCCTGCCGGAAACGCCGATCGCCCATGTCGAGCAGATGGTGAGGCGGGTACGGGCGTATAGGGGGTGA